In Cyprinus carpio isolate SPL01 chromosome B7, ASM1834038v1, whole genome shotgun sequence, a genomic segment contains:
- the LOC109091237 gene encoding mucin-2-like isoform X1 codes for MATISLLTTSTAQSTSEVTTNSPTTATLLTTPGPPTETTTTQLTSTTELTTTTASSSTPEPTTTTVLTSTTEQSTTSEHSTTTQTATTSLSTTSTAPSTTEVTTNSPTTATLLTTPGPPTETTTTQLTSTAEPIITTVLTSTTEQSTTSEQSTTTQMATISLLTTSTAESTTEVTTNSPTTATLLTTPGPPTETTTTQLTSTTELTTTTASTSTTEQSATSEQSTPMQTTTSSLPTTSTAQSTTLVTKNSPTTTSQVTTSAPPTETTTQLTSSAEPTTTTVLSSTNEPTTTTDSSYTTVLTTTTASTSTTEQSTTSEHSTTTQAATTSLSTTSTAQSTTEITTNSPTTATLLSTPGPPTETTQLTSTSEPTTTTASTSKTEQSTTSEQSTTTETATTSPPPTTSSAQSTTEVTTNSPTTATLLTTPGPPAETTQLTSTAEPKTTTASTSKTEQSTTSEQSTPMQTTTSSLPTTSTAQSTTLVTTNSPTTTPRVTTTAPPTETTKLTSTAEPTTTTASSSTNELITTTASSSTTEQSTTSEKSTTMQTVKTSLPTSTAQSTTEVTTNSPTTASLLTTTAPPIETTTTQFTSAVEPTTTTVLTSTTQPTTTTPSTSTTEQSTTSEQSTTMQTATTTLPTTNTAQSTTLVTTNSAIPTSQVTTTAPSTEITETQLTSTAEPTTTTFLTSTTEPITTTVLISTTEQSTTSEQSTTTQIGTKSQPTTSIAQSTTEVSTNSPRTTFQVTTTGPPKETTTTKLTSIAEPTTTIAATSTTEQSTTSEHSTTMQTATTSIPTTSTAQSTTEVSTNSPRTATLLTTTAPPTETTITQLISTAEPTTTTSLSSTIKQSTTPEQSTATQASTPSLPSTNTAQSTNLVTTNSPTTTSRVTTTAPPTETTTRKLTSTDGSTTTTASSSTTEESTTSEQSAPTQTSTSSLPTSRFTTTAPPTETTTGKLTSTAEPKTTTSSSSTTEQSTTSEQSTLTQTSTSPLPSTNTAQTTTLVTTNSPTTTSRVTTTPPPTETTSRKLTSTAEPTTTATSTSTTEQSTTSQHSTTMKTATTSLPITSTAQSTSEVSTNSPTTATLLTTRAPPTETTQLTSTGKPTTTTVLKSTTEPTTTTVLRSTTEPTTTTVLTSTTEQSTTPEQSTTMQTTTTSLPTKNTPQSTTVVTANSLTSTSQFTTTAPPTETTTQLTSMAEPTTTTVLTSTTEQSTTSEQSTTMQSTTTSLPTTSTAQSTTEVTTNSPTTATLFTTTAPPIETTTTQLTSTAEPTTTTASTSTTEKSTIPEQSTTTQTATTSLHTTSTAQSTTLISTNSATPTSWVTITAPPTETTTTQLTSTAEPTTITVLTSTAEPTTTTVLTSTTKQSITSQHSTTTQTATTYLPTTSTAQSTTLVTTNMTVTSSSATQTTQFCLKVTQQLIQYCSATTETLSTTTAKPTQKPDSTNSPSSATTESMTVTINSVPSTETTTTTTQLTSTAEPTTTTRAQSTTTPGTTQTVFVSFSSSEIFVSDLSNPASEAYKNREKNVNDTLTPFFRNALPSFKGLAVIQFRNGSIITDMNVTFGTLPSDVEIENTIMKANATLSITSVTIWKPFTTTTKATTTSSTTITTTTTPNTTTAAATTTTTTSTANPITTATTTTTTSTVNPNTTASTATTTSTANPITTATTTTTTSTVNPNTTASTATTTSTVNPNTTASLATTTSTANPITTATTTTTTTTSTVNLNTTALTATTTSTANPITTSTTTTSTANLNTTASTATTTSTANLNTTASPAATTTSNVNPNTTASTATTTSTVNPNTTASAATTTSTVNPNTTASTATTTSTVNPNTTASTATTTSTVNPITIATTTTTSTANLNTTASTATTTSTVNTNTTASPATTTSTVNPNTTASTATTTSTANPITTTATATTTTTTSTANPNTTASTTTTTSTVNQNTTISTATTTSIVNPNTTASPATTTSTVNPNTTASTATTTSIVNPITIATTTTTSTANLNTTASTATTTSTVNPNTTASPATTTSTVNPNTTASTATTTSTANPITTTATATTTTTTSTANPNTTASTTTTTSTANPNTTASPATTTSTANPIITATTTTTTTTSTANLNTTASTATTTSTVNPNTTASPATTTSIVNPITTATTTTTASTANPNTTASSTTTTTTSTANLNTTASTATTTSTANPNTTATTASTVNPNKTATTTSTINPNTTASPATTTSTANPNTTASTATTTSTAKPKTTASTATTTSTANPNTTASTATTTSTANPNTTATTTTTATTTSTVNPNTTASTATTTTTTTSTAKPNTTVTTTPTTTTTTTTKTTTTTTSTANPKTTATTTTITTAATTTAAPARPQPTVAIQIVIIEVFVPALKDPQTPEFKSLATKVETMFDEVYKKKFGPRFIRTIVIAFIAVARTRADSNVQAEVKLVFSEVSTEPIPSNTDIVETLKEAAANSTGGFNLTLDATSITVIKSVQIIPLTILTNGTFVAALSNKSSTEFQNRASMIKTGLEPFFLTDYPASFSTISVTNFSDASVKLKSVPKIQNSMDVVFGADAALPNSTQIVNTVVRAARNNTLPFQIFTSSIIINGTEYSSGEVSSRISVLTTSFLVMVSLLVPWFN; via the exons ATGGCAACAATATCCCTACTTACAACAAGTACAGCTCAATCTACAAGTGAggttacaacaaactcacctacaactgcaactctGCTTACAACTCCAGGCCCTcctacagaaacaacaacaacacaacttaCATCTACAACTGAACTAACAACCACAACTGCTTCATCATCTACACCTGAACCAACAaccacaactgttttaacatctACGACAGAACAATCAACTACATCTGAACACAGCACCACAACGCAGACGGCAACAACATCCCTATCTACAACAAGTACAGCCCCATCTACAACTGAggttacaacaaactcacctacaactgcaactTTGCTTACAACTCCAGGCCCTcctacagaaacaacaacaacacaacttaCATCTACGGCTGAACCAATAatcacaactgttttaacatctACAACAGAACAATCAACTACATCAGAACAAAGCACCACAACACAGATGGCAACAATATCCCTACTTACAACAAGTACAGCTGAATCTACAACTGAggttacaacaaactcacctacaactgcaactctGCTTACAACTCCAGGCCCTcctacagaaacaacaacaacacaacttaCATCTACAACTGAACTAACAACCACAACTGCTTCAACATCTACAACTGAACAATCAGCTACATCTGAACAAAGCACCCCAATGCAGACAACAACATCATCCCTACCTACAACAAGTACAGCTCAATCTACAACCCTGGTTACAAAAAACTCGCCTACAACTACATCGCAGGTTACAACTTCAGCCCCTCctacagaaacaacaacacaacTTACATCTTCTGCTGAACCAACAACCACAACTGTTTTATCATCTACAAATGAACCAACAACCACAACTGATTCATCATATACAACTGTACTAACAACCACAACTGCTTCAACATCTACAACTGAACAATCAACTACATCTGAACACAGCACCACAACGCAGGCGGCAACAACATCCCTATCTACAACAAGTACAGCTCAATCTACAACTGAGAttacaacaaactcacctacaactgcaactctTCTTTCAACTCCAGGCCCTCCAACAGAGACAACGCAACTTACATCTACTTCTGAACCAACAACCACAACTGCTTCAACATCTAAAACTGAACAGTCAACTACATCTGAACAAAGCACAACAACAGAGACAGCAACAACATCACCACCACCTACCACAAGTTCAGCACAATCGACAACTGAggttacaacaaactcacctacaactgcaactctTCTTACAACTCCAGGCCCTCCAGCAGAGACAACGCAACTTACATCTACTGCTGAACCAAAAACCACAACTGCTTCAACATCTAAAACTGAACAGTCAACTACATCTGAACAAAGCACCCCAATGCAGACAACAACATCATCCCTACCTACAACAAGTACAGCTCAATCTACAACCCTggttacaacaaactcacctacaactaCACCTCGGGTTACAACTACAGCCCCTCCTACAGAAACAACAAAACTTACATCTACTGCTGAACCAACAACCACAACTGCTTCATCATCTACAAATGAACTAATAACCACAACTGCTTCATCATCTACAACTGAACAATCAACTACATCTGAAAAAAGCACCACAATGCAGACAGTAAAAACATCCCTACCTACAAGTACAGCTCAATCTACAACTGAGGTaacaacaaactcacctacaactgcaTCTCTGCTTACAACTACAGCCCCTCctatagaaacaacaacaacacaatttaCATCTGCGGTTGAACCAACAaccacaactgttttaacatctACAACTCAACCAACAACCACAACTCCGTCAACGTCTACAACTGAACAATCAACTACATCTGAACAAAGCACCACAATGCAGACAGCAACAACTACTCTACCTACAACAAATACAGCTCAATCTACAACCCTGGTTACAACAAACTCAGCTATACCTACATCTCAGGTTACAACTACAGCCCCTTCAACAGAAATAACAGAAACACAACTTACATCTACGGCTGAACCAACAACCACAACTTTTTTAACATCTACAACTGAACCAATAACCACAACTGTTTTAATATCTACAACAGAACAATCAACTACATCAGAACAAAGCACCACAACACAGATAGGAACAAAATCCCAACCTACAACAAGTATAGCTCAATCTACAACTGAGGTTTCAACAAACTCACCAAGAACTACATTTCAAGTTACAACTACAGGCCCTCctaaagaaacaacaacaacaaaacttacaTCTATTGCTGAACCAACAACCACAATTGCTGCAACATCTACAACTGAACAATCAACAACATCTGAACACAGCACCACAATGCAGACAGCAACAACATCCATACCTACAACAAGTACAGCTCAATCTACAACTGAGGTTTCAACAAACTCACCTAGAACTGCAACTCTGCTTACAACTACAGCCCCTCCTACAGAAACAACAATAACACAACTTATATCTACAGCTGAACCAACAACCACAACTTCTTTATCATCTACAATTAAACAATCAACTACACCTGAACAAAGCACCGCAACACAGGCATCAACACCATCCTTACCTTCAACAAATACAGCACAATCTACAAACCTggttacaacaaactcacctacaactaCATCTCGGGTTACGACTACAGCCCCTcctacagaaacaacaacaagaaaacttACATCTACGGATGGATCAACAACCACAACTGCTTCATCATCTACAACTGAAGAATCAACTACATCTGAACAAAGTGCCCCAACACAGACATCAACATCTTCCTTACCTACATCTCGGTTTACAACTACAGCCCCTCCTACAGAAACTACAACAGGAAAACTTACATCTACAGCTGAACCAAAAACCACAACTTCTTCTTCATCTACAACTGAACAATCAACTACATCTGAACAAAGCACCCTAACACAGACATCAACATCACCCTTACCTTCAACAAATACAGCTCAGACTACAACCCTggttacaacaaactcacctacaactaCATCTCGGGTTACGACTACACCCCCTCCTACAGAAACAACATCAAGAAAACTTACATCTACGGCTGAACCAACAACCACAGCTACTTCAACATCAACAACAGAACAATCAACTACATCTCAACACAGCACCACAATGAAGACAGCAACAACATCCCTACCTATCACAAGTACAGCTCAATCTACATCTGAGGTttcaacaaactcacctacaactgcaactctGCTTACAACTAGAGCCCCtcctacagaaacaacacaactTACATCTACGGGTAAACCAACAAccacaactgttttaaaatctacaactgaaccaacaacaacaactgttttaAGATCTACAACTGAACCAACAACTACAACTGTTTTAACATCTACAACTGAACAATCAACAACACCTGAACAAAGCACCACAATGCAGACAACAACAACATCCTTACCTACAAAAAATACACCTCAATCTACAACCGTGGTTACAGCAAACTCACTTACAAGTACATCTCAGTTTACAACCACAGCCCCTCctacagaaacaacaacacaacTTACATCTATGGCTGAACCAACAACGACAACTGTTTTAACATCTACAACAGAACAATCAACTACATCTGAACAAAGCACCACAATGCAGTCAACAACAACATCCCTACCTACAACAAGTACAGCTCAATCCACAACTGAggttacaacaaactcacctacaactgcaactctGTTTACAACTACAGCCCCTCCTATAGAAACAACAACCACACAACTTACATCTACAGCTGAACCAACAACCACAACTGCGTCAACATCTACAACTGAAAAATCAACTATACCCGAACAAAGCACCACAACACAGACAGCAACAACATCCCTACATACAACAAGTACAGCTCAATCTACAACCCTGATTTCAACAAACTCAGCTACACCTACATCTTGGGTTACAATTACAGCCCCTcctacagaaacaacaacaacacaacttaCATCTACAGCTGAACCAACAACCATAACTGTTTTAACATCTACGGCTGAACCAACAaccacaactgttttaacatctACAACAAAACAATCAATTACATCCCAACACAGCACCACAACACAGACAGCAACAACATACCTACCTACAACAAGTACAGCTCAATCTACAACCCTGGTTACAACAAACATGACTGTTACATCAAGCTCAGCTACACAAACGACACAATTCTGCTTAAAAGTGACACAACAGCTGATACAATACTGCTCAGCAACAACTGAAACTCTGTCTACAACCACTGCCAAACCTACACAAAAACCTGACTCAACAAACTCACCTTCATCTGCAACAACAGAATCTATGACTGTTACAATAAACTCAGTCCCTTccacagaaacaacaacaacaacaacacaacttaCATCTACGGCTGAACCAACAACTACAACCAGAGCTCAATCAACAACAACCCCAGGCACAACCCAGacagtttttgttagtttttccagCAGTGAAATTTTTGTCTCTGATCTGTCAAATCCAGCTTCAGAAGcatataaaaacagagaaaagaatGTCAACGATACG TTGACACCATTCTTTAGAAATGCATTGCCCTCCTTCAAAGGACTGGCAGTTATTCAGTTCCG TAATGGGTCAATCATCACTGATATGAATGTGACATTTGGAACCTTACCCAGTGATGTTGAGATAGAAAACACTATTATGAAAGCTAATGCCACTCTCAGTATCACCAGTGTAACAA TATGGAAGCCCTTCACCACAACTACCAAAGCCACTACAACCAGTTCCACTACAATTACAACTACAACCACACCTaacacaacaacagcagcagcaacaacaacaaccacaacatctACTGCCAATCCTattacaacagcaacaacaacaaccacaacatctACTGTCAATCCGAATACAACAGCATCAACAGCAACCACAACATCTACTGCCAATCCTATTACAACAGCAACAACCACAACCACAACATCTACTGTCAATCCTAATACAACAGCATCAACAGCAACCACAACATCTACTGTCAATCCTAATACAACAGCATCACTAGCAACCACAACATCTACTGCCAATCCTattacaacagcaacaacaacaaccaccaccACAACATCTACTGTCAATCTTAATACAACAGCATTAACAGCAACCACAACATCTACTGCCAATCCTATTACAACATCAACAACCACAACATCTACTGCCAATCTTAATACAACAGCATCAACAGCAACCACAACATCTACTGCCAATCTTAATACAACAGCATCACCAGCAGCAACCACAACATCTAATGTCAATCCGAATACAACAGCATCAACAGCAACCACAACATCTACTGTCAATCCAAATACAACAGCATCAGCAGCAACCACAACATCTACTGTCAATCCTAATACAACAGCATCAACAGCAACCACAACATCTACTGTCAATCCTAATACAACAGCATCAACAGCAACCACAACATCTACTGTCAATCCTATTACAATagcaacaacaaccacaacatctACTGCCAATCTTAATACAACAGCATCAACAGCAACCACAACATCTACTGTCAATACTAATACAACAGCATCACCAGCAACCACAACATCTACTGTCAATCCTAATACAACAGCATCAACAGCAACCACAACATCTACTGCCAATCCTattacaacaacagcaacagcaacaacaacaaccacaacatctACTGCCAATCCTAATACAACAGcatcaacaacaaccacaacatctACTGTCAATCAGAATACAACAATATCAACAGCAACCACAACATCTATTGTCAATCCTAATACAACAGCATCACCAGCAACCACAACATCTACTGTCAATCCTAATACAACAGCATCAACAGCAACCACAACATCTATTGTCAATCCTATTACAATagcaacaacaaccacaacatctACTGCCAATCTTAATACAACAGCATCAACAGCAACCACAACATCTACTGTCAATCCTAATACAACAGCATCACCAGCAACCACAACATCTACTGTCAATCCTAATACAACAGCATCAACAGCAACCACAACATCTACTGCCAATCCTattacaacaacagcaacagcaacaacaacaaccacaacatctACTGCCAATCCTAATACAACAGcatcaacaacaaccacaacatctACTGCCAATCCTAATACAACAGCTTCACCAGCAACCACAACATCTACTGCCAATCCTAttataacagcaacaacaacaaccaccaccACAACATCTACTGCCAATCTTAATACAACAGCATCAACAGCAACCACAACATCTACTGTCAATCCTAATACAACAGCATCACCAGCGACCACAACATCTATTGTCAATCCTattacaacagcaacaacaacaaccacagcATCTACTGCCAATCCTAATACAACagcatcatcaacaacaacaaccacaacatctACTGCCAATCTTAATACAACAGCATCAACAGCAACCACAACATCTACTGCCAATCCTAATACAACAGCAACCACAGCATCTACTGTCAATCCTAATAAAACAGCAACCACAACATCTACTATCAATCCTAATACAACAGCATCACCAGCAACCACAACATCTACTGCCAATCCTAACACAACAGCATCAACAGCAACCACAACATCTACTGCCAAGCCTAAAACAACAGCATCAACAGCAACCACAACATCTACTGCCAATCCTAATACAACAGCATCAACAGCAACCACAACATCTACTGCCAATCCTaatacaacagcaacaacaacaacaacagcaaccaCAACATCTACTGTCAATCCTAATACAACAGCATCAACagcaaccacaacaacaaccacaacatctACTGCCAAACCTAATACAACTGTAACAACAAcacccacaacaacaacaacaacaacaacaaaaacaacaacaacaacaacatctactGCCAATcctaaaacaacagcaacaacaaccacAATAACAACAGCAGCAACCACAACAGCAGCACCAGCACGTCCTCAGCCAACTGTTGCCATACAGATTGTCATTATAGAGGTGTTTGTTCCAGCACTGAAAGACCCTCAAACTCCGGAATTTAAAAGCCTAGCCACAAAAGTAGAGACTATG TTTGATGAAGTCTATAAGAAAAAGTTTGGACCTCGTTTCATCAGGACCATCGTGATTGCTTTCAT AGCTGTTGCCAGGACCCGGGCAGACTCAAACGTACAGGCGGAGGTTAAGTTAGTGTTTAGTGAAGTGTCCACTGAACCAATCCCCAGCAACACCGACATTGTGGAGACTCTAAAAGAAGCAGCTGCTAATTCAACTGGAGGCTTCAACCTCACCCTTGATGCCACCTCTATTACTGTCATTA aatcaGTGCAGATAATTCCGCTGACCATCCTCACCAATGGAACCTTTGTGGCTGCTCTTTCAAATAAAAGTTCTACTGAATTTCAGAACAGGGCTTCGATGATAAAAACAGGG CTCGAACCTTTTTTCCTGACTGATTACCCTGCATCATTCAGCACCATATCCGTAACAAACTTCAG TGATGCCAGTGTAAAATTAAAGAGTGTGCCCAAGATCCAAAACAGCATGGATGTTGTATTTGGAGCGGACGCTGCTCTACCCAATAGCACCCAGATAGTGAACACTGTAGTTCGAGCAGCCAGAAACAACACATTACCCTTCCAGATCTTCACTTCTTCAATTATAATAAATGGAACAG AATATTCATCAGGTGAAGTCAGCAGCAGGATCAGTGTGTTGACCACTTCGTTCCTGGTTATGGTGTCACTTCTGGTTCCATGGTTTAACTGA